Below is a genomic region from Fusobacterium canifelinum.
TAGAAAAACCTGATTATATAAGTGTTACTTATGGTGCAGGAGGGAATACAAAAGGAAGAACAGTTGAAATTGCTAATAGAATAAAGAGTCAAAATGGAGTAGAATCTGTTGCACACTTTACTTGTATCGGATCTAAAAAAGAAGAAATAGATAGGGTATTAGAAGATTTAGAAAGGAATAATATTGAAAATATTTTAGCTTTAAGAGGAGATTATCCTGTTGATAGAGAGTTAGAACTAGGAGATTTCAATTATGCAAGAGATTTAATAAACTATATCCATGAAAAGAAGGGAGATAAATTTTCAATAGGAGCTGCATACTATGTTGAGGGGCATAGAGAAACTAATGACTTATTAGATTTATTCTATTTAAAAGAAAAAGTTAATGCAGGTGTAGACTTTTTAATTTCACAAATATTTTTAGATAATGAGTTTTTCTATTCATTTAGAGATAAATTAGAAAAATTACAAATAAATGTTCCATTAGTTGCAGGAATTATGCCAGTAACAAATGCTAAACAAATAAAGAAAATTACTTCTTTATGTTCTTGTACTATACCTAAAAAGTTTTTAAAGATTTTAGAAAAATATGAGGACAATCCTTCTGCATTAAGAGAGGCAGGACTTGCTTATGCAATAGAACAAGTGGTTGATTTAGTTGCTTCTGATATCAATGGGATACATTTATATACAATGAATAAACCAGAAACTGCCAAGAAAATCATAGATGCAACAGGGATAATAAGAAAATAAAAAATTAAGTATGAATTGGAATTAGAAATGAGGAAAATAATGTTTGAGTTTGAAAAAGAATTAAGAGAAAGAATATTAGTTTTAGATGGGGCAATGGGAACAGTTTTACAAAAATATGAATTGACACCAGAAGATTTTAATGGAGCAAAAGGTTGTTATGAAATATTAAATGAAACTAGACCTGACATAATTTTTGAAGTACATAAAAAATATATTGAAGCAGGAGCAGATATAATTGAAACTAATAGTTTTAACTGTAATGCTATATCTTTAAAAGATTATCATTTAGAGGATAAAGTTTATGACTTAGCAAAAAAATCAGCAGAAATTGCTAAAAATGCAGTTAAAGAAAGTGGAAAGAAAGTTTATGTATTTGGTTCAATAGGACCTACAAATAAGAGTTTATCTTTTCCAGTAGGAGATGTTCCTTATAAAAGGGCAGTTAGCTTTGATGAAATGAAAGAAGTTATAAAGGTTCAAGTTGCAGGGCTTATAGATGGTGGAGTAGATGGAATTTTATTAGAAACTATTTTTGATGGTTTAACTGCAAAAGCAGCATTACTTGCAACAGAAGAAGTTTTTGAAGAAAAAAATGTAAAATTACCAATTTCAATTTCAGCTACTGTAAATAGACAAGGAAAATTATTAACAGGGCAAAGTATGGAATCCTTAATAGTTGCTTTAGATAGAAATTCAGTAACTTCATTTGGATTCAATTGTTCATTTGGAGCTAAGGACTTAGTGCCACTTGTTATAAAAATAAAAGAATTGACAACAAAGTTTGTATCATTACATGCAAATGCAGGTTTGCCTAATCAAAATGGAGATTATGTTGAAACTGCACAAAAGATGAGAAATGATTTATTACCTCTTATAGAAAATCAAGCTATAAATATTTTAGGTGGTTGTTGTGGAACAAGTTATGACCATATAAGAGCAATAGCAGAATTGGTAAAAGGACAAAAGCCAAGAGTTTTACCAAAAGAAAATTTATTAGAAACTTGTTTATCTGGAAATGAAATATATAACTTTAAAGATAAATTTACTTGTGTTGGAGAAAGAAATAATATATCTGGTTCAAAATTATTTAGAACTATGATAGAGGAACATAACTATTTAAAAGCACTTGAAGTTGCAAGACAGCAAATAGATGCAGGAGCAAAAGTTTTAGATATAAATGTTGATGATGGAATTTTAGATTCTGTTGAAGAAATGAAAAACTTTTTAAGAGTTCTACAAAATGATAGTTTTATTGCAAAAATTCCTATTATGATAGACTCGTCAGATTTCGCTGTTATTGAAGAAGGACTTAAAAATACTTCTGGTAAGGCAATAGTAAACTCTATTAGTCTAAAAGAAGGTACAGAAGAGTTTTTAAGAAAAGCTAAAATTATTAGAAAATATGGTGCTTCAATAGTTGTAATGGCATTTGATGAAAAGGGACAGGGAGTAAGTGCAGAAAGAAAAATAGAAATTTCTCAAAGAGCTTATGATCTATTGAAAAGTATAGGAGTTAAAAATTCTGATATAGTATTTGACCCTAATATTTTAAGTGTTGGAACAGGGCAAGAAGCAG
It encodes:
- the metF gene encoding methylenetetrahydrofolate reductase [NAD(P)H], with product MKIADIYKSKSLTTSFEVFPPNEKVGLEEVYNCLDVLSLEKPDYISVTYGAGGNTKGRTVEIANRIKSQNGVESVAHFTCIGSKKEEIDRVLEDLERNNIENILALRGDYPVDRELELGDFNYARDLINYIHEKKGDKFSIGAAYYVEGHRETNDLLDLFYLKEKVNAGVDFLISQIFLDNEFFYSFRDKLEKLQINVPLVAGIMPVTNAKQIKKITSLCSCTIPKKFLKILEKYEDNPSALREAGLAYAIEQVVDLVASDINGIHLYTMNKPETAKKIIDATGIIRK